A window of bacterium contains these coding sequences:
- a CDS encoding class I SAM-dependent methyltransferase, which produces MKNVHLHIKYGNGRHWDNHPRTYAEDFANFLRLREFDDLIVDLGCGAGHDVAVFTENGFKTIGIDRSQDETIAARLVHPNLKFDQQNGEALSFDDNSVGAFFCINLMHYVNQTKILAEISRALKPCGYLFVHFNLSIIDHTGKVDFEQSAQEILINLKDLRPVRFKIVQRIDNTPIPHEHKIFELVMQKPLPEKRKKIIAIYN; this is translated from the coding sequence ATGAAAAACGTTCACTTGCATATCAAATATGGCAACGGCCGTCATTGGGACAACCACCCCCGCACCTATGCCGAGGATTTTGCCAATTTTCTTCGCTTGCGTGAGTTTGACGATCTAATTGTTGATCTTGGCTGTGGTGCAGGACACGACGTCGCCGTGTTTACCGAAAACGGCTTTAAGACGATTGGTATTGACCGTTCCCAGGACGAAACAATCGCCGCAAGATTAGTCCATCCCAATCTAAAATTCGACCAACAAAACGGCGAAGCGCTCTCGTTTGACGATAACTCCGTCGGCGCATTCTTTTGCATCAATTTGATGCACTACGTCAATCAGACTAAGATTCTTGCCGAAATATCGCGGGCACTCAAACCCTGCGGGTATCTGTTCGTACATTTCAACCTCTCCATTATTGACCACACCGGCAAAGTGGATTTCGAACAATCCGCACAGGAAATTCTCATCAATTTGAAGGATCTTAGACCTGTACGTTTTAAGATTGTTCAACGTATCGACAACACCCCAATCCCCCACGAACACAAAATTTTTGAGCTCGTTATGCAAAAACCGCTTCCGGAAAAACGCAAGAAAATTATTGCCATTTACAATTAG
- a CDS encoding redoxin domain-containing protein yields MVTIGEKVANFTVDAFVGGKIKKISLNECEGRWLVLLFYPADFTFVCPTELQEAAEFYEEFKSNNAEVMSVSTDTAYAHKAWHDTSEAIGKVQYPMLADPTGDLCRQFGTYIPKEGLSLRASFIIDPKGVLKAADMHDNSIGRNTAEILRKLQASIFVAKRPGLVCPASWHPGDKTLKSSVDLVGKI; encoded by the coding sequence ATGGTTACAATCGGAGAAAAAGTCGCTAATTTTACCGTTGATGCTTTTGTTGGCGGTAAGATTAAAAAGATATCGTTAAATGAATGTGAAGGAAGGTGGTTGGTACTTTTGTTTTATCCGGCGGATTTTACTTTTGTTTGTCCGACAGAACTGCAAGAGGCAGCGGAATTTTATGAAGAATTTAAGTCAAATAACGCAGAAGTAATGAGCGTCAGTACCGACACGGCCTACGCGCACAAGGCTTGGCACGACACATCGGAGGCGATCGGCAAAGTACAATATCCGATGCTGGCTGATCCAACGGGGGATCTATGCAGGCAGTTTGGGACATATATTCCAAAAGAAGGACTTTCGCTACGGGCATCATTTATTATTGATCCAAAAGGTGTTTTGAAGGCGGCGGACATGCATGACAATAGTATTGGACGCAACACGGCCGAAATTTTACGCAAACTGCAGGCATCAATCTTTGTCGCAAAAAGACCGGGGCTTGTTTGTCCGGCGAGTTGGCATCCCGGGGATAAAACATTAAAGTCGTCGGTGGATTTAGTGGGTAAAATTTAG
- a CDS encoding NAD-dependent epimerase/dehydratase family protein — MRILVTGGTGFVGSNIVKELSGKGHEIIITGSDAEQEVNKDVAKYLQPGLTGIDWEALGKLDLVFHEAAINNTLLNDRTEMLRGNLEASRELFERVVNSGCKRIVYASSTAVYGNVPAPFREDGPIVPLNVYGESKKMLDEFAMDFAEKNPDIVVVGLRYCNVYGPGEGHKGKRASMIYQLARQMQKGRPRLFKDGEQKRDWIYVEDVVTANLLAVKAPKSCVVNCGSGKASSFNTIVGILNTLLGTDWQPEYIENPHIATYQNYTYCDMTYAKKMIGFVPQFDIESGLKKYFAAGLFNS; from the coding sequence ATGCGTATTCTCGTAACGGGTGGTACCGGATTTGTGGGATCAAATATCGTTAAAGAATTAAGCGGTAAGGGGCACGAAATTATTATTACCGGTTCGGATGCCGAGCAGGAAGTAAATAAAGATGTAGCGAAATATTTACAACCAGGACTAACAGGAATCGATTGGGAGGCATTAGGGAAGCTGGATTTGGTTTTTCACGAAGCGGCGATTAATAATACTTTACTGAATGATCGCACGGAAATGTTGCGTGGAAATTTGGAAGCATCGCGGGAGCTTTTTGAGCGCGTCGTTAATTCTGGTTGTAAAAGAATTGTTTACGCCTCCTCAACGGCCGTTTATGGAAATGTACCGGCGCCATTTAGAGAAGATGGTCCAATTGTTCCTTTGAATGTTTATGGCGAATCCAAAAAAATGCTGGATGAGTTTGCGATGGATTTTGCAGAAAAAAATCCGGATATTGTAGTTGTTGGTTTGCGTTATTGTAATGTTTACGGTCCGGGCGAGGGACACAAGGGCAAGAGGGCCAGTATGATTTATCAGTTGGCTCGACAGATGCAGAAGGGGCGACCGCGCCTATTTAAGGACGGAGAACAAAAACGTGATTGGATATATGTTGAAGATGTTGTCACAGCAAATTTGTTAGCTGTCAAAGCTCCTAAGAGTTGCGTGGTAAATTGCGGTTCCGGGAAGGCCTCTTCGTTTAATACAATTGTCGGGATACTTAATACATTATTGGGGACGGATTGGCAACCGGAGTATATTGAAAACCCACACATCGCTACGTATCAAAACTATACATATTGTGATATGACTTATGCCAAGAAGATGATTGGGTTTGTTCCGCAATTCGACATAGAAAGCGGATTGAAAAAATATTTCGCGGCGGGACTATTTAATTCTTAA
- a CDS encoding Crp/Fnr family transcriptional regulator, whose product MGTRTELKIEYLKQIFKGSDDLIRDLERITHMQDVTKGQLIAGPQINCENIYILKKGSINTYFVYDGKKIIVDTLKPGDIFGDVNGVGSVAGACDESPFVEVREDSVLSIANSRDLYRVMQRYPDLAIQVLRNVGNRLSRAERKIQDLALRPVSERIVRELTRLAEINGENTVGYYRLDGTITHEQLAMMVGATRETVTKSLTILRSKGIVNIRQNHYIINKQMTQPRFTV is encoded by the coding sequence ATGGGTACCAGGACGGAATTAAAAATAGAATACCTTAAACAAATCTTTAAGGGATCAGATGATCTAATTCGCGATCTGGAACGAATTACACACATGCAGGACGTTACAAAAGGGCAACTCATTGCCGGGCCACAGATTAATTGCGAGAATATCTATATATTAAAAAAAGGATCGATTAATACCTATTTTGTTTATGATGGTAAAAAAATTATTGTTGACACGCTAAAACCGGGAGATATTTTTGGTGATGTCAATGGCGTGGGTTCGGTTGCCGGTGCGTGTGACGAATCGCCGTTTGTGGAAGTTAGAGAGGACAGCGTTTTGTCGATTGCAAATAGCCGAGACCTATATCGTGTCATGCAACGTTATCCTGATTTGGCGATTCAGGTCTTAAGAAATGTCGGAAATCGTTTATCGAGGGCGGAAAGAAAAATACAAGATTTGGCGTTGCGTCCGGTGAGTGAACGTATTGTAAGGGAACTGACACGGTTGGCGGAAATTAACGGTGAAAATACGGTCGGATATTACCGACTTGATGGGACTATCACGCACGAGCAATTGGCGATGATGGTTGGTGCCACAAGGGAGACGGTTACAAAATCATTAACAATTTTGCGGTCAAAAGGAATTGTGAATATTCGGCAGAATCATTACATTATTAATAAACAAATGACACAACCGCGTTTTACAGTGTGA
- a CDS encoding ABC-F family ATP-binding cassette domain-containing protein encodes MANDNVIIRFSDVSFGYQEHRPLLDEVSFSVREGNRIALMGQNGAGKSTIFKLITGEIQPTEGRVLMTDNGTSVALGRQVMPDEAKELTVREYFQTAFREEKYDLDKHIKEVFEVVNLSQPLDKKVGKFSGGQQARLLLAHALIQNPDILLLDEPTNNLDQHGIDHLMTFLMLYEKTCIVISHDADFLNAFTDGVLYLDAFTKKIEQYTGNYGDVVEQIKVRIERENQLNARMLLQIKEKRAQSEVFAHKGGKMRGVAKRMREAASEAEENIVEVREEDRAIRPFKIPTQEFEIAFKGLIIDFNSITVVKNHEAVEKDINLIVNRKTHVLVTGPNGIGKSTLLEKLSKGSSPAAEIHPDVRVGYYKQDFGNLNYNQKAYDALEEVMEDKDEHILRSTAAGFLLDGKVLASEIKSLSEGQKGLLSFCRLALMRPGLLILDEPTNHINFRHLPIISQALHEYEGAMVLVSHIPSFVEQIRIDETIDLGKL; translated from the coding sequence ATGGCCAATGATAATGTGATAATTAGGTTTTCTGACGTGAGTTTCGGATATCAGGAACATCGCCCTCTTTTAGACGAGGTAAGCTTTTCCGTGCGCGAAGGAAACCGTATCGCTCTTATGGGGCAGAATGGTGCCGGAAAGAGTACTATTTTTAAACTTATTACAGGAGAAATTCAGCCAACCGAAGGACGGGTGCTAATGACGGATAATGGCACGTCTGTTGCGTTAGGGCGTCAAGTTATGCCTGATGAAGCTAAGGAATTAACGGTTCGCGAATATTTTCAAACCGCTTTTAGAGAAGAAAAGTATGATTTGGATAAACACATTAAAGAAGTTTTTGAGGTGGTTAATCTCTCGCAACCGCTCGACAAGAAAGTCGGTAAATTTTCCGGCGGTCAGCAAGCACGTCTGCTTTTAGCCCATGCCTTAATTCAAAACCCCGATATTTTATTGCTTGATGAACCAACCAATAATTTGGACCAACATGGCATCGATCATTTGATGACATTTTTAATGCTGTACGAAAAAACTTGTATTGTAATTTCTCACGATGCAGACTTTTTGAATGCATTTACCGACGGCGTGTTGTATCTCGACGCATTTACCAAAAAAATTGAACAATACACGGGAAACTATGGCGATGTGGTGGAACAAATTAAAGTACGTATTGAACGGGAAAACCAATTGAACGCGCGGATGCTGTTGCAAATCAAGGAAAAACGCGCGCAATCGGAAGTGTTTGCTCATAAGGGTGGAAAGATGCGTGGCGTTGCCAAACGAATGCGGGAGGCGGCTTCCGAGGCGGAAGAAAATATTGTTGAAGTGCGAGAGGAAGATCGCGCAATTAGACCCTTTAAAATTCCGACGCAAGAGTTTGAAATAGCTTTTAAAGGATTAATTATCGATTTTAACTCCATCACGGTTGTAAAAAATCACGAAGCGGTGGAAAAGGATATAAATCTGATTGTTAATCGCAAGACACACGTTTTAGTAACCGGTCCAAATGGAATTGGTAAAAGCACCTTGTTGGAAAAATTAAGCAAAGGATCTTCGCCTGCGGCCGAAATTCATCCCGACGTGCGGGTGGGTTATTACAAACAGGATTTTGGAAATTTAAACTATAATCAAAAGGCCTACGACGCCCTGGAAGAAGTAATGGAAGACAAGGATGAACATATTCTTCGTTCCACGGCGGCGGGGTTTTTGTTAGACGGCAAAGTGTTGGCGAGTGAAATTAAGTCTCTTTCCGAGGGTCAGAAAGGGTTATTATCGTTTTGTCGCTTGGCGTTGATGCGACCGGGGCTTTTGATTTTGGACGAACCGACCAATCATATCAATTTCCGTCATTTGCCGATAATTTCGCAGGCTCTGCACGAATACGAAGGGGCGATGGTTTTGGTGTCGCACATTCCGTCATTCGTCGAACAAATTCGTATCGACGAAACAATCGATCTGGGTAAACTTTAA
- a CDS encoding RpiB/LacA/LacB family sugar-phosphate isomerase has protein sequence MKIYFGADHDGNPLKEVIKNELKRDGYEIYDLSPSTPEGGDDYPDYAFAVAEEIAKDADARGILICDTGIGMSIAANKIKGARAALVLDTFGAKRAREHNDANIIVFGTSEIKKNVAIESTKYFLETMFSSAERHVRRVGKINLRDRFC, from the coding sequence ATGAAGATATATTTTGGCGCTGATCACGATGGTAATCCATTAAAGGAAGTTATAAAAAACGAGTTAAAAAGGGATGGATATGAAATATATGATTTAAGCCCAAGCACTCCTGAAGGGGGTGACGATTATCCCGACTATGCCTTTGCGGTCGCGGAAGAGATTGCAAAAGATGCGGACGCGCGGGGAATTTTAATTTGTGATACGGGTATCGGCATGTCAATCGCGGCCAACAAAATTAAGGGGGCGCGAGCGGCCCTTGTGTTGGATACTTTTGGCGCAAAAAGGGCGCGCGAACATAATGACGCGAATATTATAGTATTTGGTACAAGCGAAATTAAAAAAAATGTCGCGATAGAATCCACGAAATATTTTCTTGAAACAATGTTTAGTTCCGCCGAGCGTCATGTTCGAAGGGTTGGTAAAATTAATTTGCGCGACCGATTTTGTTAG
- a CDS encoding TspO/MBR family protein, whose amino-acid sequence MNNTYNWYAQLIKPTWAPPSWLFGPVWSVLYVLIAISYGAVVWLALQKKITWLVVLPFALNLLFNVIFTPIQFGLRSNVLAAVDILLVLTTLVWAMVAIYPHSRWIAYAQIPYLLWVCFATVLQLTVTYLNK is encoded by the coding sequence ATGAACAACACATATAATTGGTACGCACAGTTAATTAAACCAACATGGGCGCCACCGTCTTGGCTTTTTGGACCGGTTTGGTCGGTTTTATATGTTTTAATCGCGATTTCATACGGAGCGGTTGTTTGGCTGGCGCTACAGAAGAAAATCACTTGGTTGGTTGTTTTGCCGTTTGCGCTAAATTTGTTGTTTAATGTAATTTTTACGCCGATTCAGTTTGGTTTGCGGAGTAATGTTTTAGCCGCGGTTGATATTTTGCTTGTCCTGACAACGTTGGTTTGGGCAATGGTCGCCATTTATCCGCATTCGCGCTGGATTGCTTACGCGCAAATTCCGTATTTGTTGTGGGTTTGTTTCGCGACGGTATTGCAGTTGACGGTTACTTATTTGAATAAATAA
- a CDS encoding peptidylprolyl isomerase, with amino-acid sequence MKNTIIVVAVLVVIVGALVFWSKSGKEVAVRVLETPPASPLSTETPSVIVSSMLTTQPEIKEINQKVNVTLETSMGNIGLELDGTVAPLTVGNFVTLAKSGFYDGTAFHRIISNFMIQGGDPLSKDPANRAMQGTGDPGYKFKDEFNTLKLVRGSLAMANSGPNTNGSQFFIVTAVSTPWLDGKHTNFGKVTSGMDVIDKISAVERDGNDNPLVPVVVKKVLVTE; translated from the coding sequence ATGAAAAACACAATTATCGTCGTAGCAGTTTTAGTCGTCATTGTCGGGGCGCTGGTTTTTTGGAGTAAATCCGGTAAGGAAGTGGCGGTGCGGGTTCTGGAAACACCTCCTGCAAGCCCATTGAGTACTGAAACACCATCTGTTATAGTTTCCTCTATGCTTACAACACAACCAGAGATTAAAGAAATTAATCAAAAAGTTAATGTCACACTGGAAACAAGTATGGGAAACATTGGTTTAGAATTAGACGGTACGGTTGCTCCGTTGACGGTCGGAAATTTTGTTACACTGGCAAAAAGCGGTTTTTACGATGGAACAGCTTTCCACCGAATTATCTCCAATTTTATGATTCAAGGCGGTGATCCGTTGTCGAAAGATCCAGCTAATCGCGCGATGCAGGGCACGGGCGATCCCGGCTATAAGTTTAAGGATGAATTTAATACTCTGAAATTGGTGCGTGGTTCATTGGCAATGGCGAACTCTGGGCCAAATACCAATGGCAGTCAGTTTTTCATTGTCACGGCCGTCAGTACGCCTTGGTTGGATGGAAAGCATACTAATTTTGGTAAAGTAACATCCGGAATGGACGTAATTGATAAAATTTCCGCGGTAGAACGCGACGGCAACGATAATCCGCTCGTGCCGGTGGTTGTAAAAAAAGTTTTAGTTACTGAATAA
- a CDS encoding SDR family oxidoreductase has translation MMRKNRSVLVTGGANGIGLAIAKAFLKNGDAVTILDIDKIGCNSFRKWSNKHGYKKALAIVTDITEIIMHRQIIEQVEKAHGPIEVLINHTGIGSSKSLFETEPDDFDSVLNTNIRGPFFLSQAIAKNMRRGSIVFTTSVHQDKPLGDATYAMSKAALKMLILEFALSMADKKIRVNGVAPGAIRNNRKVPSKFTSVPLGECRGRTTDIANAVLFLSSENASYITGETITIDGGLSLVNWVFQKTEPLPLPITID, from the coding sequence ATGATGCGAAAAAATAGATCTGTCCTGGTAACTGGCGGAGCTAACGGTATTGGTTTAGCGATCGCAAAGGCCTTTTTAAAAAACGGCGACGCCGTTACTATTCTTGATATTGATAAAATCGGATGCAATAGTTTTCGTAAGTGGTCTAACAAACATGGCTACAAAAAAGCCCTGGCAATTGTCACCGATATCACCGAAATTATCATGCATCGTCAAATTATCGAGCAAGTTGAAAAAGCCCATGGCCCAATTGAGGTATTAATAAACCATACTGGTATCGGTTCATCAAAATCATTATTTGAAACCGAACCCGATGATTTTGATTCAGTGTTAAATACCAATATACGCGGACCATTTTTTCTTTCCCAGGCAATCGCAAAAAACATGCGGCGTGGCAGTATTGTGTTTACGACATCAGTGCATCAAGACAAACCTCTCGGTGACGCAACTTACGCAATGTCCAAGGCGGCCCTAAAAATGCTTATTTTGGAATTTGCCCTTTCCATGGCGGATAAAAAAATCCGCGTTAACGGCGTCGCGCCTGGAGCGATCAGAAACAATCGCAAAGTACCGTCAAAATTTACATCCGTTCCGCTTGGCGAATGCCGTGGCCGTACAACTGATATTGCAAATGCGGTTCTCTTTCTCTCGTCCGAAAACGCCTCGTATATTACCGGTGAAACAATCACAATTGATGGTGGCCTGTCTTTAGTAAACTGGGTTTTTCAAAAAACGGAACCATTACCACTCCCAATTACGATCGACTAA
- the mscL gene encoding large conductance mechanosensitive channel protein MscL, with protein sequence MFKEFKSFLLRGNVVDLAVGVVIGASFGSVVTALVADIMTPFIAAVAKVPDFGGLVFTINGSKFMYGHFINTVISFLLVATAIFFFVIKPINLLVSRARKEPPADPTTKKCSECLSEMPVHAKRCSHCAQVVI encoded by the coding sequence ATTTTTAAAGAATTTAAGTCGTTTTTGTTAAGAGGGAATGTCGTGGATCTGGCGGTTGGCGTCGTGATTGGCGCATCTTTTGGGTCTGTAGTTACCGCGCTTGTGGCGGATATCATGACACCATTTATTGCCGCTGTAGCTAAAGTTCCGGATTTTGGCGGGCTTGTTTTTACGATAAATGGCAGTAAGTTTATGTACGGGCATTTTATTAATACGGTAATTTCTTTTCTGTTGGTTGCTACGGCGATATTCTTCTTTGTGATTAAACCAATCAACCTTTTAGTTTCACGTGCGCGAAAAGAACCCCCGGCAGACCCGACAACAAAGAAGTGTTCGGAGTGTTTGAGCGAGATGCCTGTGCATGCAAAACGTTGTTCACATTGCGCGCAGGTAGTGATTTAA
- a CDS encoding NUDIX hydrolase: MIKYQFCPKCGGGLKPKNTSLLVCGVCSFYFYQNPKPTASALIVKEGKVLLGKRTIEPSKGKWNVPGGFLDLGEDPKVGAKREALEETGLVVEIREFVGIYMDVYGPTKESTLNIAYLAKVVGGEEKMNDDLTELKWFAPEELPKEMAFENNAKMLEAWLEK; this comes from the coding sequence ATGATCAAATATCAATTTTGCCCAAAGTGTGGTGGGGGTCTTAAGCCCAAGAATACGTCTTTATTGGTGTGTGGGGTTTGTAGTTTTTATTTCTACCAAAATCCAAAACCAACCGCGAGTGCGTTGATTGTCAAAGAAGGTAAAGTTTTATTGGGAAAACGTACGATTGAGCCGTCCAAGGGAAAATGGAACGTGCCGGGCGGTTTTCTTGATTTGGGGGAAGATCCAAAAGTCGGTGCCAAAAGGGAAGCGTTGGAAGAAACGGGGTTGGTTGTGGAAATCAGGGAATTTGTTGGGATTTATATGGATGTGTATGGGCCAACAAAAGAATCAACGTTAAATATTGCGTATTTGGCAAAAGTGGTCGGCGGGGAAGAAAAAATGAATGATGATCTAACCGAATTAAAATGGTTCGCACCCGAGGAGTTGCCAAAAGAAATGGCGTTTGAGAACAACGCCAAAATGTTGGAGGCGTGGTTAGAAAAATAA